The following are from one region of the Rhipicephalus microplus isolate Deutch F79 chromosome 1, USDA_Rmic, whole genome shotgun sequence genome:
- the Nmd3 gene encoding 60S ribosomal export protein NMD3 produces the protein MEQPIEAAASGGECRILCCQCGLPIEPNPSNMCVNCLRNLVDITEEIPKQGTIYFCRGCERYLQPPAHWVYATLESRELLGLCLKKIRGLSSVRLVDASFVWTEPHSRRIKVKLTVQKEVVGGTVLQQVFVVEFMINHQMCDNCHRREAKDFWRALVQVRQKVQHKKTFFYLEQLILKHQAHKDCLNIKAHHDGLDFYFSKKDEARKLVDFFQTMVPCKYIMSQQLVSHDIHSNTFNYKHTFSVEIAPVCKDDVICLPPAVARSLGSMNQICICLRVTSAIHLLDPATLQVSELSSQHFWRQPFGALCTPKQLTEYVVMDINFVKDVDRTVFAGQGKLSFRHVLADAWVIRACELGTHENYIHTKTHLGHLLKPGDSALGFDLANANINDAHFEKLKSEKIPEVVLVKKVYGDRMSRCQRRRWKLQRLQVDMETETSSVARDYTDFLEDLEEDAAYRQNVNIYKDNDKIAVDTDDEDGEAPRITLQEMLDDLQLEDDPMGDGGNSEDTNQA, from the coding sequence ATGGAACAGCCCATCGAAGCAGCCGCCTCCGGAGGCGAGTGCAGGATTCTCTGCTGCCAATGCGGTCTACCGATAGAGCCGAATCCTTCAAACATGTGCGTCAACTGTCTTCGCAATCTCGTTGACATCACCGAAGAGATTCCTAAACAGGGGACAATTTACTTTTGCCGTGGTTGCGAGCGCTATTTGCAACCCCCTGCTCACTGGGTTTACGCAACCCTCGAGTCGCGAGAGCTCCTCGGTCTGTGTTTAAAGAAGATTAGGGGTCTCAGTAGTGTGCGGCTGGTAGACGCCAGTTTCGTCTGGACGGAGCCTCACTCCAGACGCATCAAAGTCAAGTTGACCGTTCAGAAAGAGGTGGTTGGAGGCACCGTGTTGCAGCAGGTGTTTGTGGTCGAGTTCATGATCAACCACCAGATGTGCGACAACTGCCACCGACGGGAAGCCAAGGATTTCTGGCGGGCCCTTGTGCAGGTCAGGCAGAAAGTGCAACACAAGAAGACTTTCTTTTACTTGGAGCAACTCATACTGAAGCACCAAGCACACAAGGACTGTCTCAACATAAAGGCACACCACGACGGGCTTGACTTTTACTTTTCGAAAAAGGACGAAGCTCGCAAGCTGGTCGACTTCTTTCAGACCATGGTGCCTTGCAAGTATATCATGTCGCAACAGCTAGTTTCGCACGACATACATTCTAACACCTTCaactacaagcacactttctcAGTGGAAATCGCCCCGGTCTGCAAGGACGACGTTATATGCCTCCCGCCTGCTGTAGCAAGGTCCTTGGGCAGCATGAATCAGATATGCATTTGTCTCAGAGTGACAAGCGCCATACACTTGTTGGATCCTGCCACGCTTCAGGTTTCGGAACTCTCCTCGCAGCATTTCTGGCGGCAGCCTTTCGGTGCACTGTGCACGCCTAAGCAGCTCACTGAATATGTCGTCATGGACATAAACTTTGTGAAGGATGTAGATAGGACTGTTTTTGCTGGCCAAGGAAAGCTGTCCTTCAGGCACGTCCTGGCAGATGCGTGGGTCATTCGTGCCTGCGAACTGGGAACTCATGAGAATTACATCCACACTAAGACTCACCTGGGACACCTGCTGAAACCGGGTGACTCTGCCTTGGGTTTTGATCTCGCAAATGCCAACATCAACGACGCACATTTTGAAAAGCTGAAGTCTGAGAAGATTCCAGAGGTTGTTCTCGTGAAGAAGGTGTACGGAGACCGCATGTCTCGTTGCCAGAGGCGCCGCTGGAAGCTGCAGCGCCTTCAAGTTGACATGGAGACTGAAACCAGCAGCGTGGCGAGAGACTACACAGACTTTCTTGAGGACCTTGAGGAGGATGCTGCTTACCGTCAGAATGTCAACATTTACAAGGATAATGATAAGATCGCTGTTGACACTGATGATGAAGATGGTGAGGCACCACGAATCACTCTTCAAGAAATGTTAGATGACCTTCAATTAGAGGATGATCCGATGGGAGATGGAGGCAACAGTGAAGACACTAACCAAGCCTAA
- the LOC119159630 gene encoding mitochondrial translation release factor in rescue, translating to MLAGLAGTAGRLAGGLGALCPRAVAAATIECTRGAHRIDRSKVPVLKEEDLVEQFIHGSGPGGQAVNKLSNCVMLCHSPTGIVVRCHESRLLHENRKLARKMMLEKLDEHFNGDMSVSAQKLRIKQDKRRKLDRKNEKLRELKRQFLERQKQGTDPGTEQA from the exons ATGTTGGCCGGACTCGCGGGGACTGCGGGCAGGCTGGCCGGCGGTCTAGGCGCTCTCTGCCCGCGCGCGGTTGCGGCCGCCACGATCGAATGCACGAGGGGCGCCCACAGAATCGATCGCTCCAAAGTGCCCGTCCTGAAGGAAGAGGACCTTGTCGAGCAGTTCATCCACGGCAGCGGTCCTGGGGGACAGGCAGTCAACAAACTGTCCAACTGTGTGATGCTCTGCCACTCTCCTACAG GCATTGTGGTTCGTTGCCACGAGAGCCGCCTGCTCCACGAGAACCGGAAATTGGCGAGGAAGATGATGCTTGAGAAATTGGACGAGCACTTCAACGGAGACATGAGCGTCTCGGCTCAGAAGCTTCGAATCAAGCAGGACAAGCGGCGAAAGCTTGACCGCAAGAACGAAAAGCTGCGTGAACTCAAGAGACAGTTTTTGGAGAGGCAGAAACAGGGCACAGATCCTGGCACGGAGCAGGCGTAG